In one Geotoga petraea genomic region, the following are encoded:
- a CDS encoding branched-chain amino acid ABC transporter permease, protein MNRLKDIRFILIFIGLVFLFIFPVLSSDFYLINILSIAFIYAVYAGSWDILSGFTGKENMGHAAFIAIGAYLLGFVSAVYSIQPWLSIPMAAVASALFGIAIGVPTLRLKGPYFALASLAVASIFENLTISYSEFTGGEEGIFGIPFLTPGPTSDYYFMLIFSFISILILFIAGKSNFGLILKSIKSDEDAAKAVGIKTTKYKVTAFALSAMFAGMAGAVMGHFYGYVGPDIVYPLSLNTLIMAVVGGIGGIIPAALGGFFISLLTELLRGLGQWNNLIYTVILMLSILFLPKGAFKTLGEFLKPKNKKNKTPKLRGEENE, encoded by the coding sequence ATGAATAGATTAAAAGATATTAGATTTATTTTAATTTTTATTGGATTAGTTTTTCTTTTTATTTTTCCTGTTTTATCTTCAGACTTTTATTTGATAAATATTTTATCTATAGCATTTATCTATGCTGTTTACGCTGGTAGTTGGGATATTTTGTCTGGGTTTACAGGAAAAGAAAACATGGGACATGCTGCATTTATTGCAATTGGAGCTTATTTGTTGGGTTTTGTTTCTGCGGTTTATTCGATACAGCCATGGCTTTCTATACCTATGGCTGCTGTAGCTTCTGCTCTATTTGGAATTGCAATTGGTGTTCCAACACTCAGGCTTAAAGGGCCTTATTTTGCTTTAGCTTCTTTAGCTGTTGCTTCGATTTTTGAAAATCTAACTATTTCTTATTCTGAGTTCACAGGTGGGGAAGAAGGGATTTTTGGAATTCCTTTCTTAACTCCTGGCCCAACAAGTGATTATTATTTTATGTTGATTTTTTCCTTCATTTCAATATTAATTTTGTTTATTGCTGGAAAATCTAACTTTGGTTTGATTTTAAAATCAATAAAATCTGATGAAGATGCCGCTAAAGCAGTTGGTATTAAAACTACTAAGTACAAAGTCACAGCTTTTGCCTTATCTGCTATGTTTGCTGGTATGGCCGGTGCTGTAATGGGCCATTTTTATGGATATGTAGGACCAGACATTGTGTACCCTTTATCTCTTAACACGTTGATTATGGCAGTAGTAGGTGGCATAGGTGGAATAATTCCCGCTGCACTTGGTGGTTTTTTTATTTCACTACTTACAGAATTACTAAGAGGTTTGGGACAATGGAATAATCTTATTTACACAGTAATTTTGATGCTTTCAATTTTGTTCCTTCCTAAAGGCGCATTTAAAACTTTGGGAGAATTTTTAAAACCAAAAAACAAAAAAAATAAAACCCCTAAATTAAGAGGTGAGGAAAATGAGTAA
- a CDS encoding branched-chain amino acid ABC transporter permease, protein MFANVFINGTINGSIYALIALGFSLTFGVAGVVNLYHGAYYMVAAYMMYWFVSIGVSPILAALLSLLFVAILGSAMMKGPILYLRKRGESIYILIFTLGASYFTQYLLTLIFGARRYSIEPFFDTSIELLGETIPGSRSFAFLISIITIIVLMLFINKTTFGKQILATSQDTYAAELVGINTSRVFVAVAAISAVLAGIGGIAISPFLSISVDMWLSTLLKAFSIVILGGLGSIGGSIVAAFIMGYLEGFISYAWSSSMAEVSFLVLVFIFLIFKPTGIMGKKTI, encoded by the coding sequence TTGTTTGCTAATGTGTTCATAAACGGAACTATAAATGGTTCTATTTACGCACTAATCGCATTAGGTTTTTCATTAACCTTTGGGGTAGCGGGAGTTGTTAACCTTTATCATGGTGCATATTATATGGTCGCCGCATATATGATGTACTGGTTTGTTAGTATAGGGGTTTCTCCTATTTTGGCTGCTTTATTGTCATTACTTTTTGTAGCGATTTTGGGTAGTGCAATGATGAAAGGACCCATCTTGTACTTGAGAAAAAGAGGAGAGAGTATTTATATTCTTATTTTTACTTTAGGCGCTTCTTATTTTACTCAATATCTTTTGACATTGATCTTCGGAGCCAGAAGATATTCGATAGAACCATTTTTTGATACATCAATTGAATTATTGGGCGAAACCATACCTGGTTCAAGGTCATTTGCTTTTTTAATTTCAATTATTACTATTATTGTTTTAATGCTTTTTATTAATAAAACTACTTTTGGTAAACAAATTTTAGCCACATCTCAAGATACTTATGCTGCGGAGTTAGTCGGAATAAACACTTCAAGAGTATTTGTTGCTGTTGCTGCAATTTCTGCAGTATTGGCTGGGATTGGTGGTATAGCGATTTCGCCATTTTTGTCTATATCTGTAGATATGTGGCTTTCAACTCTATTAAAAGCTTTCTCAATTGTTATTTTAGGTGGTTTAGGAAGTATAGGTGGAAGTATCGTTGCTGCCTTCATTATGGGATATTTAGAAGGCTTTATATCCTATGCTTGGTCATCTTCCATGGCTGAAGTGTCTTTCTTAGTTCTTGTATTTATTTTCTTAATTTTTAAACCGACTGGAATCATGGGAAAGAAAACTATATAA